A window from Enterocloster bolteae encodes these proteins:
- a CDS encoding DeoR/GlpR family DNA-binding transcription regulator: MAQKDRLEQIRQIVRLEKKVVVANLSNQFGVTPETIRRDLEKLEEEGLVVRTYGGAVLNQTESSEKIDFVKRSETNVEEKRAIAGIVSEMVPPNASIGCDASSTVMETLKYLSEREDILVLTNSVKVIREMERSRFGILSTGGRVNRQSYSMQGGVARSTIQEYHLDMVLISCKGMSMEGGIFDSHELEADVKKSLIERGHKVYLLADHSKFGRVAFMKLTDLEQIDVVVTDRKPSDEWMRLFSRNHVEVYYS; encoded by the coding sequence GTGGCACAGAAAGATCGATTAGAACAGATAAGACAGATTGTACGTCTGGAGAAAAAGGTAGTTGTTGCCAATCTGAGCAACCAATTTGGGGTTACTCCGGAGACAATACGGCGTGATTTGGAAAAATTGGAGGAGGAAGGGCTGGTAGTCAGGACGTATGGAGGGGCTGTTTTGAATCAGACAGAGTCTTCTGAGAAGATTGATTTTGTGAAACGTTCGGAGACAAATGTTGAAGAAAAAAGAGCGATTGCGGGCATTGTTTCCGAGATGGTTCCCCCTAATGCAAGTATTGGGTGTGATGCCAGTTCGACGGTTATGGAGACCTTAAAGTACCTTAGCGAAAGGGAAGATATTCTGGTCCTGACAAATTCCGTAAAGGTCATCAGAGAGATGGAACGGAGCCGTTTTGGAATTTTGTCCACGGGCGGGCGTGTTAACCGCCAGTCCTATTCCATGCAGGGCGGCGTTGCCCGGAGCACGATACAGGAATACCATCTGGATATGGTGCTTATCAGCTGTAAAGGAATGAGCATGGAAGGCGGTATATTTGACTCCCATGAATTAGAGGCAGATGTCAAGAAGTCTCTGATTGAGCGGGGCCATAAGGTCTATCTACTGGCCGACCACTCCAAGTTTGGCCGTGTGGCGTTCATGAAGCTTACGGACCTGGAGCAGATCGATGTGGTGGTTACGGATCGGAAGCCCTCTGATGAGTGGATGCGGCTGTTTAGCAGGAATCACGTAGAGGTATATTATTCATAA
- a CDS encoding aldo/keto reductase, with amino-acid sequence MKTIKIGTLDKPISRIGLGTWAIGGGPAWGGDKSKDESIATIQKCPELGVNLIDTAPGYNFGQSERIVGEALNGMDREKVAVMTKFGIVWTREGALFNKVGDIQLYKNLSRESILEEVDLSLERLGTGYIDIYMSHWQAVEPYYTPISQTMELLGELKEKGKIRAIGAANVTAAQVEEYIKYGSLDIVQAKYSVLDRAVEEELLPLCRENGIVLQAYSPLEMGLLSGALPRDYKPVGAQCNKKWFQPDNMPRVMDFLDRLEPMCRKYDCAVADLAMAWVLAQGDKVILLSGATTEEQIRKNTRADELELDAEDVVAIREMAEALDS; translated from the coding sequence ATGAAAACAATAAAAATAGGTACACTGGATAAGCCCATATCAAGAATCGGGCTCGGCACATGGGCAATCGGCGGCGGTCCTGCCTGGGGAGGGGACAAATCAAAGGATGAGTCCATTGCCACCATTCAAAAATGTCCCGAATTAGGGGTGAATCTCATAGATACAGCACCTGGCTATAACTTTGGGCAGAGCGAACGGATCGTGGGGGAGGCCCTTAATGGCATGGACCGGGAAAAGGTTGCGGTTATGACAAAGTTTGGAATCGTCTGGACCAGGGAGGGCGCCCTGTTTAACAAGGTGGGGGATATCCAGCTGTATAAAAACCTTTCGAGGGAGTCCATTCTGGAGGAAGTGGATCTCAGCCTGGAGCGTCTTGGTACCGGTTATATTGATATTTATATGTCCCACTGGCAGGCGGTGGAGCCTTATTACACACCCATTTCCCAAACCATGGAATTACTGGGCGAGTTAAAGGAAAAAGGCAAAATCAGGGCCATTGGAGCTGCCAATGTTACGGCAGCCCAGGTGGAAGAGTACATAAAGTACGGCAGCCTTGACATTGTACAGGCTAAATACAGTGTGCTGGACCGGGCTGTGGAAGAGGAGCTTCTGCCTCTTTGCAGAGAGAACGGAATCGTGCTTCAGGCCTATTCCCCTCTGGAAATGGGACTGTTAAGCGGCGCCCTGCCCAGGGATTATAAGCCGGTAGGCGCTCAGTGCAACAAGAAGTGGTTCCAGCCTGATAACATGCCAAGGGTTATGGATTTCCTGGACCGCCTGGAGCCTATGTGCAGGAAATATGACTGTGCGGTGGCAGATCTGGCTATGGCGTGGGTACTGGCCCAGGGCGATAAGGTAATCCTTCTGAGCGGCGCCACCACCGAAGAACAGATCAGGAAGAATACCAGGGCAGATGAACTGGAGCTGGATGCTGAGGATGTGGTGGCCATTAGAGAGATGGCAGAGGCCCTTGATTCATAA
- a CDS encoding carbohydrate kinase family protein, with the protein MKNNECCEVVIVGAAHTDLQLYPVGADVLDTASYSVKQMVLTVGGDALNEATVITRLGHKVRLVSCVGDDVIGSLVLEHCRKNNIGTEYIKVDSSKVTSINVGLIREDGERTFINNKSGSIWTFCPEDVERESVSRGRILSFASIFNNPLLDESLMIPLFERAREKGMLICADIVGCKRGERLEDIQRALSYVDYFFPNYAEAAAITGKKDLEEIAGTLLDCGVRNVIIKIGKRGCFIKNQEEAFIVPAFADTQCLDTTGAGDNFASGFICGLLEGKGLKECAAFANCTASLSVESVGATTGVRNREQVEARYQEYLKMEG; encoded by the coding sequence TTGAAAAATAATGAATGCTGTGAAGTGGTGATTGTGGGCGCTGCCCATACGGATTTGCAGCTTTATCCGGTGGGAGCAGATGTGCTGGATACTGCATCCTATTCTGTAAAACAGATGGTACTTACTGTGGGGGGAGACGCCTTAAACGAAGCCACGGTCATAACACGGCTGGGCCACAAGGTCAGGCTGGTCAGCTGTGTGGGAGATGATGTCATCGGCTCCCTGGTGCTGGAGCATTGCCGAAAGAACAACATCGGAACAGAATACATCAAGGTGGACAGCAGCAAGGTCACTTCCATCAATGTAGGTCTTATAAGGGAGGATGGAGAGCGGACATTTATTAACAATAAAAGCGGGAGCATCTGGACCTTCTGTCCGGAGGATGTGGAGAGAGAGTCTGTGTCCCGTGGAAGGATCCTGTCTTTTGCCAGCATTTTTAACAATCCCCTTCTGGATGAAAGCCTGATGATACCTCTCTTTGAAAGGGCCAGAGAAAAGGGAATGTTAATCTGTGCCGATATTGTGGGATGCAAGAGGGGAGAGCGGCTGGAGGACATACAGAGAGCCCTTTCCTATGTGGATTATTTTTTCCCTAATTACGCGGAGGCGGCAGCGATTACCGGCAAAAAGGATCTGGAAGAGATAGCCGGGACCCTGCTGGACTGCGGAGTCAGGAATGTAATCATTAAAATCGGAAAAAGAGGATGCTTTATCAAGAATCAGGAGGAAGCCTTCATAGTCCCGGCATTTGCTGATACACAGTGCCTGGACACCACCGGCGCAGGGGATAACTTTGCATCGGGGTTCATATGCGGCCTGCTGGAGGGAAAGGGGCTTAAGGAGTGCGCGGCATTTGCCAACTGCACAGCTTCGTTATCCGTAGAGAGTGTTGGCGCCACTACGGGAGTGCGAAACAGGGAACAGGTGGAGGCCCGTTATCAGGAATATTTGAAGATGGAGGGATGA
- a CDS encoding class II fructose-bisphosphate aldolase, whose translation MLVSTKDMLVKAQKEHYAVANFCIWNVEMLSGVMKACEKLQSPVILSFGSGFLVNTDINHFVNMMRSYATQTSLPCSIHWDHGRSFEIVSHAIDIGYNSLMIDGSAYSFEENIRMTREVVDKFHPMCIPVEAELGHVGAETDYEEALNHYMYTDPSQAAEFVEKTDIDSLAVAIGNQHGAYTAPPQINFEILEKVRRDVSIPLVLHGASGIGDEDIRHAISLGITKINIHTELCEAAMSAIQAHEKGEGYQALNIRVRDAVQKRAEEKILLFGSNGKAEGWFEK comes from the coding sequence ATGTTAGTATCGACAAAGGACATGTTAGTAAAGGCACAGAAGGAGCACTATGCGGTTGCCAACTTCTGTATATGGAATGTGGAAATGCTCTCGGGCGTCATGAAGGCATGTGAGAAGCTTCAGTCCCCGGTCATTTTGTCATTTGGAAGCGGGTTTCTTGTGAACACGGACATCAATCATTTTGTGAACATGATGCGTTCCTATGCCACTCAGACCTCGCTTCCCTGCTCCATCCATTGGGACCATGGGCGCAGCTTTGAAATAGTGAGCCATGCCATTGACATCGGTTATAATTCCCTCATGATAGATGGTTCGGCCTATAGCTTTGAGGAGAACATAAGGATGACAAGGGAGGTGGTGGATAAGTTCCATCCCATGTGCATCCCTGTGGAAGCAGAGCTGGGCCATGTGGGAGCTGAGACAGATTATGAGGAAGCGCTGAACCACTACATGTACACAGATCCGTCCCAGGCAGCGGAGTTTGTGGAAAAAACGGATATTGATTCTCTGGCAGTGGCCATCGGGAACCAGCATGGGGCTTATACGGCACCGCCGCAGATTAATTTTGAGATTCTGGAGAAGGTCCGCAGGGACGTTTCCATCCCGCTGGTGCTCCACGGCGCATCCGGCATAGGAGATGAGGATATCCGTCATGCCATAAGTCTGGGAATCACTAAAATCAACATTCATACGGAGCTGTGCGAGGCAGCCATGTCCGCAATCCAGGCCCACGAAAAGGGAGAGGGATATCAGGCCCTTAATATCCGTGTCAGAGATGCGGTCCAGAAGCGGGCGGAGGAAAAGATTCTGCTGTTTGGCAGCAATGGAAAGGCGGAGGGTTGGTTTGAAAAATAA
- a CDS encoding NAD(P)-dependent alcohol dehydrogenase, with protein sequence MKNTEAILVTPGVMRIEECPMPVPAEDEVLIKVAYVGICGSDVHGFECGPFIPPKDPSQKIGLGHEFSGTVVAVGAKVTRFKEGDRVLCEPGIPCGKCEFCLRGHYNICPQVDFMATQPNYKGALTNYLTHPESFTYHLPAHMDMVEGALVEPAAVGMHAAELAGVKPGKNVLILGAGCIGLMTLQACVLMGAERIVVADVIERRLEKALQLGAWHVINGRKEDTVDRSRALFGGDGADIVFETAGSRVTAMQSFASVRRGGEVMIVGTIPGETPVDFLKINREVKVQTVFRYANNFPMTIQAISSGRFDVLTMVTDEYTYEDVQKAFEESLSRKAEIIKGVIKISD encoded by the coding sequence ATGAAGAATACGGAAGCGATTTTGGTTACGCCTGGAGTCATGAGGATTGAGGAATGCCCTATGCCGGTTCCGGCGGAGGACGAGGTGCTGATTAAGGTGGCGTATGTGGGAATCTGCGGATCGGATGTACATGGGTTTGAGTGCGGCCCCTTCATACCGCCAAAGGATCCTTCGCAGAAAATCGGATTGGGCCATGAGTTTTCAGGGACCGTGGTGGCGGTGGGCGCTAAGGTGACCCGGTTTAAAGAAGGCGACCGTGTACTCTGTGAACCGGGAATTCCATGCGGTAAATGTGAGTTCTGTCTTAGGGGACATTATAACATTTGTCCCCAGGTGGACTTCATGGCAACCCAGCCTAACTACAAAGGTGCCCTTACCAATTATCTGACACACCCGGAAAGCTTTACATACCATCTGCCGGCGCATATGGACATGGTGGAGGGGGCTCTGGTGGAGCCCGCCGCGGTGGGCATGCATGCAGCCGAGCTTGCAGGGGTAAAGCCCGGGAAGAACGTGCTCATATTGGGGGCTGGCTGTATCGGGCTTATGACGCTCCAGGCCTGTGTCCTTATGGGAGCGGAGCGGATTGTGGTGGCTGACGTGATTGAACGGCGGTTGGAGAAGGCGCTGCAATTAGGGGCATGGCATGTGATAAATGGAAGGAAGGAGGATACGGTAGACCGCAGCCGGGCATTGTTTGGCGGGGATGGGGCAGACATTGTTTTTGAAACCGCAGGCAGCAGAGTAACAGCCATGCAGTCATTTGCATCTGTCAGAAGAGGCGGGGAGGTCATGATAGTGGGAACCATACCAGGGGAAACCCCGGTGGACTTCCTTAAAATTAACCGTGAGGTAAAAGTACAGACCGTATTCCGGTATGCCAATAATTTTCCCATGACCATCCAGGCCATATCATCAGGAAGATTCGACGTGCTGACCATGGTTACGGATGAATATACGTATGAGGATGTACAAAAAGCATTTGAGGAATCCCTGAGCCGCAAGGCGGAGATTATTAAGGGAGTCATTAAAATCAGCGACTAA
- a CDS encoding zinc-binding dehydrogenase, translating to MKALAKFGRPSDFGTYRMIDIPEPECGDNDIILEVKAAAICGADMKHYKVDNGSDEFGSVRGHEFAGEIVRVGKNVKDWRPGQRIVSDNTGHVCGRCPACERGDYLLCSEKVNLGLGYGYSGGFTKYCRIPGEILAIHKRAIWEIPEGLEYEEAAVMDPICNAYKAIAQRSGFLPGENVVIFGTGPLGLFSVQIAKIMGALNIVVVGLEEDVKVRFGVARQLGATEVVNGSAEDVVQRCQEICGGSDSIGLVVDCAGANICLKQAIEMVRCNGEIVRVGMGFKPVGFSINDISMKAVSIIGHMAYDATSWRNALQLLAAGRIQVKPMITHRLGLSRWEEGFEAMANKEAIKVILTYDFD from the coding sequence ATGAAAGCATTGGCAAAGTTTGGCCGTCCCAGCGATTTTGGGACCTACAGGATGATTGACATACCGGAGCCGGAATGCGGCGATAATGATATCATCCTGGAAGTAAAGGCAGCTGCTATCTGCGGGGCAGATATGAAGCATTACAAAGTGGATAATGGTTCGGATGAATTTGGCTCTGTCCGCGGCCATGAGTTTGCCGGAGAGATTGTCCGGGTGGGAAAGAATGTAAAGGACTGGAGGCCCGGACAGCGAATTGTATCTGATAATACAGGACATGTCTGCGGCAGATGTCCTGCCTGTGAACGGGGTGATTATCTGCTCTGTTCAGAGAAGGTCAATCTGGGCCTGGGGTATGGATACAGCGGCGGTTTTACAAAGTACTGCAGAATTCCGGGGGAGATACTTGCCATTCACAAGAGAGCCATCTGGGAGATTCCTGAAGGACTTGAATATGAGGAAGCGGCTGTGATGGATCCCATTTGTAATGCGTATAAGGCCATTGCCCAGCGTTCCGGCTTCCTGCCGGGAGAGAATGTGGTTATATTCGGTACAGGGCCTCTGGGCCTCTTCTCCGTGCAGATAGCAAAGATAATGGGGGCCCTTAATATTGTGGTGGTTGGACTGGAGGAAGATGTAAAGGTACGGTTCGGGGTAGCCAGGCAGCTGGGAGCTACGGAAGTGGTGAACGGTTCCGCAGAGGATGTGGTGCAACGCTGCCAGGAGATATGCGGAGGAAGTGACAGCATCGGTCTGGTGGTAGACTGTGCAGGCGCCAATATTTGTCTGAAGCAGGCCATTGAGATGGTGCGCTGCAACGGGGAAATCGTCCGGGTTGGTATGGGATTTAAGCCTGTGGGATTTTCCATCAATGACATATCCATGAAGGCAGTATCTATCATAGGGCATATGGCGTATGATGCCACGTCATGGAGGAATGCCCTGCAGCTGTTGGCTGCCGGCCGGATTCAGGTTAAACCCATGATTACGCACCGGCTGGGCCTCTCCAGGTGGGAGGAAGGGTTTGAGGCCATGGCTAATAAAGAGGCAATTAAGGTCATTTTGACCTATGATTTTGACTGA
- a CDS encoding D-2-hydroxyacid dehydrogenase, which yields MKIVVLDGYTENPGDLSWEGLQELGELTVYDRTPVGDTAEIIRRIGDAQAVFTNKTPLTKEVFEACGHICYVGVLATGYNVVDCETASAKGIPVCNIPTYGTAAVAQYTIALLLEICHHIGHHSQAVHEGRWQSCPDWCFWDYPLIELAGKTIGIIGFGRIGQGTARIAQALGMKVLAYDAYRNEALENENCHYADLDELYRMSDVIALHCPLFPETAGMINKESIAKMKDGVIILNDSRGPLIVEEDLKEALNSGKVGAAGLDVVSTEPIKGDNPLLQARNCFITPHIAWAPRESRQRLMDIAVANLKSFMDGSPVNVVNK from the coding sequence ATGAAAATTGTTGTTCTGGACGGGTACACGGAAAACCCAGGGGACCTTAGCTGGGAAGGGCTGCAGGAATTGGGGGAGCTTACTGTATATGACAGGACTCCGGTGGGAGATACAGCGGAGATTATAAGGAGGATTGGCGATGCCCAGGCTGTCTTTACCAATAAGACGCCCCTCACAAAGGAAGTATTTGAGGCATGCGGCCATATCTGTTATGTGGGTGTGCTGGCTACCGGGTACAATGTGGTGGATTGTGAGACAGCATCAGCCAAGGGAATCCCTGTATGCAATATTCCTACATATGGAACGGCTGCGGTTGCCCAGTATACAATTGCCCTGCTTTTGGAAATCTGCCACCATATCGGCCATCACAGTCAGGCTGTCCATGAAGGCAGGTGGCAAAGCTGTCCGGACTGGTGTTTTTGGGATTATCCCCTTATCGAGTTGGCGGGAAAGACTATAGGCATTATAGGATTTGGGCGTATCGGGCAGGGAACAGCGCGTATTGCCCAGGCTCTTGGCATGAAAGTGCTGGCTTATGATGCTTACCGGAATGAGGCGCTGGAAAATGAAAATTGTCACTATGCTGATTTAGATGAATTATACCGAATGTCCGATGTAATTGCCCTTCATTGCCCGCTGTTCCCTGAGACCGCGGGAATGATTAACAAGGAGTCCATAGCGAAGATGAAGGACGGGGTAATCATTCTCAATGATTCCAGAGGTCCGTTGATTGTGGAAGAGGATTTAAAGGAAGCTCTGAATTCCGGAAAAGTTGGGGCTGCCGGACTGGATGTGGTATCTACGGAGCCCATAAAGGGGGACAACCCCCTGCTTCAGGCCAGGAACTGCTTCATCACGCCCCACATTGCCTGGGCGCCCAGGGAGAGCAGGCAGCGGCTGATGGATATAGCAGTGGCGAACCTGAAGTCATTTATGGACGGAAGCCCGGTGAATGTGGTGAATAAGTAG
- a CDS encoding LCP family protein, producing MNLNWKTILKKAGIILLSTLLFALCSGLLYITKMAGSINITRPEDEPELASAMTNENLDTETQEKLGGYWTIAVFGVDSRNGKLGKENNADVQMLCSINRDTGEVRLVSLYRDTFLMNDTTNSGYGKLNQSYFLQGPSGNISAINTNLDMKVEDFVSFNWNSAADAINLLGGVDIELSKAEFYYINAFITETVNITGIPSTHLEGPGMQHLDGVQAVAYMRLRQMDTDFKRTERQRSVIEQVFDNARKADISTLIQVFHTVAPQIMTSISEEEFMDIAYNIKNYHINGTAGFPFEQTTASLGKTGSVVIPSTLESNVEELHRFLYDDDAYTCSGQVRDISREIIKRAVKN from the coding sequence ATGAACCTTAACTGGAAAACCATTTTAAAAAAGGCAGGTATCATCCTGCTGTCCACACTGCTCTTCGCCCTCTGCTCCGGCCTTCTCTACATTACAAAGATGGCCGGCTCCATTAATATTACCCGGCCGGAGGATGAACCAGAGCTGGCCTCCGCCATGACCAATGAAAACCTGGACACAGAGACCCAGGAAAAGTTGGGCGGATATTGGACCATTGCTGTCTTTGGCGTGGACAGCCGCAACGGAAAACTCGGAAAAGAAAATAATGCCGATGTACAGATGCTGTGCTCCATCAACAGGGATACTGGTGAAGTACGCCTTGTATCATTATACCGCGACACATTTCTGATGAATGACACCACAAACAGCGGATATGGAAAACTGAACCAATCCTACTTTCTGCAGGGACCATCCGGCAATATTTCTGCCATTAACACAAACCTGGATATGAAGGTGGAGGATTTCGTGTCCTTTAACTGGAACAGCGCAGCGGATGCCATCAACCTTCTGGGCGGCGTGGACATAGAACTGTCCAAGGCGGAGTTCTATTATATCAATGCTTTTATCACGGAGACAGTGAACATCACAGGAATCCCCTCCACCCATCTGGAAGGACCCGGCATGCAGCACCTGGACGGCGTTCAGGCTGTTGCCTATATGCGCCTGAGGCAGATGGACACAGACTTTAAGAGGACCGAACGGCAGCGTTCTGTTATTGAGCAGGTATTTGACAACGCCAGGAAGGCAGATATTTCCACCCTGATTCAGGTATTCCATACAGTGGCGCCTCAAATCATGACCAGCATAAGCGAGGAAGAGTTTATGGATATTGCATATAATATAAAAAACTATCACATAAACGGTACAGCCGGATTTCCTTTTGAACAGACCACCGCAAGCCTGGGCAAGACAGGCAGCGTGGTCATTCCCAGCACCCTGGAATCCAATGTGGAAGAACTGCACCGTTTCCTGTATGACGATGATGCCTACACCTGCTCCGGTCAGGTCCGGGACATCAGCAGAGAAATCATAAAAAGGGCTGTTAAAAATTAA
- a CDS encoding LytR/AlgR family response regulator transcription factor, whose amino-acid sequence MIRIAVCDDEPCFTQQISHVIANHARDISPSPETVLYTNSGQLLYDVEEGAHFDLLLLDIEMPEKDGMSLAASLRRHLPLSLIIFITSHTQYAVKAYELSVFRYIPKSEMETCLPLALKDASCILKQSSSDAYIIESARRIQKLSAEDIIYVYKQQKYSVIAAKGAEIPVRKPLAQVLEELNTLTAGGTGSFLLVERGYIVNLFHVEKLEDEQIYLDNGSVLPVSRNRLKETREAITRYWRKML is encoded by the coding sequence ATGATACGAATTGCTGTCTGTGACGATGAACCCTGCTTTACACAGCAGATTAGCCATGTCATCGCAAACCATGCCAGGGACATATCCCCGTCCCCGGAAACAGTGCTTTACACCAACAGCGGCCAGCTGCTTTACGATGTGGAGGAGGGCGCCCACTTTGACCTTCTGCTGCTGGATATTGAAATGCCTGAAAAGGATGGAATGAGCCTGGCTGCGTCCCTGCGCCGTCATCTTCCCTTGTCCCTGATTATTTTCATCACCTCCCACACCCAGTACGCGGTAAAGGCATATGAACTGTCTGTTTTCCGCTACATCCCCAAGTCCGAGATGGAAACCTGCCTGCCTCTGGCACTTAAGGATGCCAGCTGCATTCTGAAACAAAGCTCTTCAGATGCCTATATTATCGAATCAGCCAGAAGGATTCAGAAACTGTCCGCGGAGGATATCATCTATGTTTATAAGCAGCAGAAATACTCTGTCATAGCCGCAAAAGGCGCAGAGATTCCTGTGCGCAAGCCCCTGGCCCAGGTGCTGGAGGAGCTGAACACCTTAACAGCCGGAGGCACCGGCAGTTTTCTCTTGGTGGAGCGGGGATATATCGTGAACCTGTTCCATGTGGAAAAACTGGAGGACGAGCAGATTTACCTGGACAATGGCTCTGTCCTTCCGGTCAGCCGGAACCGCCTTAAGGAAACCCGTGAAGCTATAACAAGGTATTGGAGGAAAATGCTATGA
- a CDS encoding sensor histidine kinase has translation MTMNHWYQSMYQMFELVSDFIEAWLCYGFVGLFLPDRVRGKVLFFILSLVLVGSVRAMDILGIDPIISTLWFVFYICMTTVVLFQVNLFYAVSLVSFYILCLYVINYFCMSVMGVIAGNRQFAQFILNQLSLLRCIYLAADTALLFLLYMLIRRAFKGGLLYSPRMLFTISLLGILGITFLSVVTLQDISVITLFSWSLCLVMVLCFIFLLLFYSNYMKEHELRNILELKDQMVRQEYEMVRQLQQEQQSLSHDLKNHLLVMDTLLKEGKYQEARNYIGQLGIPLERLAPSIWTGTSTLDVLLNHTRNRCIQSHITFTVQADAVDLRPMEDQDICSLFANLLDNAYEAAHSMPDGQGWILFKMRKAREMLFLDISNSSPAPPCVKNGALISRKQDGRLHGLGLNRASATAQEYGGQLTYGYEGGVFTVSISFLGEVKPANKKSIGK, from the coding sequence ATGACTATGAACCACTGGTATCAGTCCATGTACCAGATGTTTGAACTTGTTTCAGACTTCATTGAAGCGTGGCTCTGCTATGGCTTTGTGGGGCTGTTCCTGCCGGACCGGGTCAGGGGAAAGGTGCTGTTTTTTATTCTGTCCCTGGTGCTGGTGGGTTCTGTCCGGGCCATGGATATACTGGGCATAGACCCTATAATATCCACTCTTTGGTTTGTATTTTATATCTGTATGACCACGGTGGTACTGTTCCAGGTGAATCTGTTTTATGCGGTGTCCCTTGTTAGCTTTTATATTCTGTGCCTGTACGTGATCAATTATTTCTGCATGTCCGTCATGGGGGTCATTGCCGGCAACCGCCAGTTTGCGCAGTTTATCCTGAACCAGCTGTCTCTGCTGCGGTGTATTTACCTGGCTGCGGATACCGCTCTTTTGTTTTTGTTATATATGCTTATCAGACGCGCCTTTAAGGGGGGGCTGCTCTACAGCCCGCGGATGCTGTTCACCATTTCCCTTCTGGGCATTCTGGGCATTACCTTCCTGTCAGTGGTCACCCTTCAGGATATTTCCGTGATTACCCTGTTCAGCTGGAGCCTGTGCCTTGTCATGGTGCTGTGCTTTATTTTTCTCCTTCTCTTTTATTCCAATTACATGAAGGAACATGAGCTCAGAAATATTCTTGAACTGAAGGACCAGATGGTGCGCCAGGAATACGAGATGGTCAGGCAGCTTCAACAGGAACAGCAGTCCCTTTCCCATGACCTGAAGAACCACCTTTTAGTCATGGACACCCTGCTGAAGGAAGGAAAATACCAGGAGGCCCGGAATTATATCGGCCAGCTGGGCATTCCCCTGGAGCGCCTGGCACCCTCCATATGGACCGGCACCTCCACCCTGGATGTGCTTTTAAACCATACCAGAAACCGCTGCATCCAGTCTCATATAACATTTACGGTACAGGCCGACGCCGTTGATTTGCGCCCCATGGAGGACCAGGATATATGCAGTCTCTTTGCCAACCTCCTGGACAATGCCTATGAAGCCGCCCATTCCATGCCCGATGGACAGGGCTGGATTCTCTTTAAGATGAGAAAGGCCAGGGAAATGCTCTTCTTAGATATTTCCAACTCATCGCCCGCACCCCCCTGTGTCAAAAACGGCGCCCTGATCTCACGCAAACAGGATGGACGGCTTCACGGTCTTGGACTTAACAGGGCATCTGCCACTGCGCAGGAATACGGCGGCCAGCTTACCTATGGATATGAAGGCGGTGTGTTCACGGTCAGCATAAGTTTCCTGGGAGAAGTTAAGCCTGCAAATAAAAAGTCAATAGGAAAATGA